Genomic DNA from Peribacillus simplex NBRC 15720 = DSM 1321:
AATTGTCAAAAGGGAATACAGCTAAGCTCAACCTGATGCTTGGTTTGTCCCTTGACGTCGATTATGTACTGATGGACGAACCATTTTCGGGAATCGATATGTTTAGCCGCGAGCAAATTGCCGATGTTTTTGCGAGCCACCTAATTGAAGATAGAGGAGTCATCATCACGACCCATGAAATCGGTGATATTGAACATTTGATCGATAAGGTCATTTTATTGGATAACGGTACAGTGCTTAAAGAGTTCAATACAGAAGAAATGCGTGAAGAGGAAGGGAAATCGGTAGTCGATGTAATGAGAGAGGTGTATCAATCATGATGCGATATATAAAACTAGTGAACTTTGAAATCAACCGTTTCAGTAAAATCTATCTTAGCCTATTGTTGATAACCTTGGTTTCGCAATTTGCCGGAGTGATCATCGTAACGAAGAGCCTTCTTAAAGATGCCAGGGATATCATGTCGGAAGAAAGACTATCTGAAGCCGCTTATATTACCAATTATGGAAGCATTGAGTTTAGCCATATCGCCCATACCCTTTTGTTTGTAGGACCGATAGCGCTGAGTGCGGTTGCCCTTATTTTTTACATTTTCCTTATTTGGTATCGTGATTGGTTTGGAAAGAATACGTTCATTTATCGTCTATTGATGTTGCCAACATCCAGATTATCAATCTACCTTTCAAAAGCTACGGCCATTTTCCTGATGGTATTAGGGTTGATTGCTTTCCAGATCATCATTTTACCAATGGAAAATGCCCTATTTAATTCAAATGTGCCGGAAGCGCTCTTGAATGAAATGTCAACTTTTGCCATTGCGAAAATCAGTCCGATTTTGTCATTGATCATCCCAAGCACGTTCACGCAATTCCTGCTTTCCTATGGCATTGGTCTTATGATCATGTCGATATTATTCACGGCGATCATGTTTGAAAGAAGTTTCCGCATAAAAGGAATCATTTTGGGCTTGGTATATTGCGGAATCGCTGCTGTGTTGTTTTTAGCTCCAGTTTTAATGGGAATCGGGAATTTCTATTTCTATCCTAATGAATTATTTGGCCTGATGCTCGCATTAGGAATCATTTTGACAGGATTATCAGTTTGGCTTGGTGCTTGGTTATTGAAAAATCGCGTTACCGTATAACAACAACTTTAAAGGAGAGTGAACAAGGTGAAACGTTATTTATGCAGCATCATTATTGGAATGGTTGTCATCTTAAGCATCGGGACCTATTATGTCAAAGTAGCTTCCTCCGCTTCCAGCCTTCCAAAGTATACGTTCAAGACACTGGAAGGCAGCGATAAAGAGCTTGATCCGGTGATCATAAATGCTTCGCTTCAAAATGGCAGTAATTTTTATGAACCATTAACAATTGAATCCAATACAACGACATATGAAAGCGAAAAGTCTTACTTGGAGAACTTAACTGGAAGACAAGACCAGCAAATTGAAAGATTGGTAAAAGAACATCGTTCGTTTATGCGTGGTAAGGATTCCATTAGTTCTTTATATGAAGACGATGATTTTCTCGCTTACGCTTTGGTGAATAGCGAATTTACAAAGAGAGGGAAAATGGAAGCGGAGTTTGATATCGGTTTACTGGAGAAGAAGGACGAAGAGGAAACTTCTTTCCAAATCGAACTTCCGCATCAAGAGAGAATCATGAATGTTGATGTCAGGGATGTGCAATTGGTCCATTCAAAACTACAGGTTTTAACGATGAATGATGTGAATTCCAACAATGAGAAGCAGACAAAAGAGGTTCATCTGTATACGATCGATGTAGCCAATAAAAAAGTCTTGAGCGATAAAACCCTTGTATCTGAAACCTTTACTTACCCAGATCAAGTTGATTTTCAGATGCCAATCGATGTTGCTCCCTCCCAGCCAAACAACATGGTATTAATTTCGTCAATTAAAGGGGTAAATCATGAGGATGGTCCCTTTGAGGAAAAACTAAAAGAAAGCAAGCTTTTATCTTATAATTATGAAACGGAAAAATTAGAAACGGTTAAAAAAGAATCGCTTAGCCTTGATATGGTAGGATCAGGATATGTGGACGGGAAAAACCTTTATGTAGTTGAAACGGAATCAGATGCCTATCACCTTAAAACGTTTGACCTCAGCAGTCAAAAGCTAACGAATGACACGGAGCTGGATATAGCTGCTAATAAAGAAGAGCAATATACCGCTGCCTTTAAGAACGGGCGTGTGTACTTCCTATTGAACGGAATGAATCAAGAGGGCAAAACATCCAAGCCTGCCAAACTTCTGATTGCAGATATAAAGACTGGAAAGACTTTATATAAAGGTGAAGCAGTCATAAATAAAAAGAACAGCAAAAGTTTTGGACTTTTTATAGATGACTTGGAAATAAAATAAGGACCACTATCACTATAAGCTGTCTCAAAAAGCTTTAAATAAAAAAGGGATATCCCCCAATGGGATATCCCTTTTTTATTTAAATGGAAGCTAAGTTCGTTTTAGTTGCACGTTCCTTCTTGCCGTGCAAGAAGTAGTAAAGGACGGAGGTTGCGATGACCAAAACGCCCAGGATGATATAAAGTGTGCTATAACCTGTTACTGGAATGATGAATCCCAGAATATAAGGGCCGAATCCAAGTCCTGCATCAAGCATGATAAAGAAGGTGGACGTTGCCATCCCCATTCGGTGAGGCGGTGTCAGTTTAACGGCAATCGCCTGCGAGCTTGATTGCATATTACCGAATCCAAGGCCAATGAGGAAACCAGCTGCCAGTAAAGTGAAACTATTGGTTGTTATACTTAGAAGCAGCAAACCAATTCCGAAAATCATGAAAGCCGGATACATAATGAAGTTCGATCCTTTGCGGTCCATTAACGGTCCTGAGAAAGGACGTGATAATAATACGGCTACTGCGTAAACGACAAAGAAGAAGCTTGCTGTATTGACCAAATCGATTTCTATGGCATAGAAACTGATGAAAGAAAGGACGCTGGAATAACAGAATGCCAATAACAGAGTGATGATCGAGATGGGCAGTGCCTTAGGTTCAATGAAATTGGAAAGCTTGAATCCTTTGCTTTCCGTAACTTTGGCCGTCACTTTCAATGCCGGGACATATAGGAAGAATGCTGTAATCAGGGAGATCACCCCTAAAGCCAGGCAGAAACTGAAAATGACTTGGAAGCTTGTATGCTGAGCCATATACAGACCGATGAAAGGACCGATTGCCGTCGCAAGTGTTGCGCTCATGCTGTAATAGCCGATGCCTTCTCCCTTTCTTGTTGCCGGGATGATCTGGGCGACAATCGTGCCTGTCGCAGTACTTGCCATGCCCATCGCCATACCATGGATCAGGCGGTTAACAAGCAGGAAGCCAATTCCAAGGTCCACAAAATAAAGAAGTGTTGTCAAAGTGAAAAAGATCAAACCTATGAATAATGTTTTCTTGCGGCCGATTGAATCAATGAAACGGCCGATGAACAGACGTCCAATTAACGTCCCGATTATGAAAATACCTGATATGAGTCCGGCTTCGCTTGTAGAAGCATCCAATTCATTTACGGCATAGATGGCAAGTGTCACCATCAATAAATAAAAGATTAATGTTATGAAAAAATTAATGGAAGAAACGATGACAAAATCCTTCGTCCACAGTCTAGGTCTGGATTGTTCCATTTTATTATCTCCTTACTTTATAATGTTATTTCTAATTTCGCCCATGATGCGTATGGCTGCGAGTTGTTCCTCTTCAGTGATTCCTTTCAAGATATCCTGTTCGTATTGATCGATTGTCACGCGGACTTCACTGTAGACCTTTTTTCCATGCTCCGTAAGCCGCATTCTTTTTTCGCGTTTATCTTTGCTTGGCACATGCTCGACATACTCCAGCTCTTCCAAGCGGGCAATGGTCCTCGTAATCGTGGGTTTTTCCACGCTTTGGTAAGTGGCAAGCTCTACAAGCGTCGCCGAAACATAATTGGTTAAGTAATACAAAATGGACCATTGCGCTCTGTGTAAATCATGCTTGCCCAGCTGTATATTAAGATTATTTTCAAAAGGTCGGTACAGCAGTAATAATTGCTGAAAGAATTTTTGGTAAGTCTTTATCAGAAACACCCCTTAAATTAATATATAGTTACCATGAGTAACTGTTACCCTGAGTAACTATAATAACAAAAAAAATCCTTTCTGTCTACTCGGATTTGAATGGTTTAGTTAAATCAGGTTTTTAGTTAAAATGAATGGGAATATAGGAATAGGAGATGATGTGAAGCATGTATAAATCTATGATCGCATTGATTGCCGCAGCAACAATGCTAACTGCTTGCAATAATGACAAAGCGGATGAAAACGGGGGAAAATCTGTGCAAACAACAGATGAAAATCAAACCCAAACTGAAAATGAAGAACAAAAACAACCCTCGCAAACAGACACTCAAACAAGTCCTAAACATGAGAAGTGGTCTTCTTTGCCCGAATATGACAAAATCATCGAGCAAATCGGCAACGAAGACTATACTTTCAATAAGGAAACGGATAACGATGGTAAACGAGTATTCCTTATTGAACTGAACGGTGAAAAACAATATAAAACCGTTTTCGTCAAAAATACCAATCGCCTGAAAATTATCAAAATAAATGGCGGCGGAGAGGTTTATGACGAAATCTTAAAATAAGTGGACCTGCGTAATATAGAGACCTTTATTGGTTTTGATAAAGGAGGCGGGGGAAAAAGGGCTGTAATGCAACAGCCCTTTTTGGTTCTGCCGACAAGCACCCATTCGCCGGCGGGGAGAATCATTATGCGGTATATTTTGAAGATCCTGATCGGATGAAGATCGAACTCGTGGCCCCCTAATCATACGCAATAGTTGGCATAGCTATAATGGCCGTTATGTCCATCCTTACCTTCCTCAGGTTGTTCGGGTTCCGGGCCAAGTGAAAAGGCATCGATCAATATAAATGCACCGAAAACTTGGGTCCAGCTGCCTAGTAAAAGAATTTGTTCTCCCAAACGTTGTTTTTCATTTAAAATGAAAATATTTCCGACCGATTCCAAAAAAGAGCCGGCTGCAATGAGGCTATTTCCCTTGATCTCAAAAGAGCGTGAAATGGTCTCCTCCGTCAGTGATGCCCCGAATGCTTCAAAAGCGGCACCTAGGCCTTGGATTCCACTGCCGATCGCATCCGTTCTGGTGCCCTCCTCCACTGAACCACTCAATTGCATATCTATTCCAACTGCATTTGCGATATTGCCAACAGCCTCAAGCCAAGCCCCGAATATGAAATAAGTTTCCGAACGTTCATTTTCCGGGTTCAGCATTTTCGAACGGCCGATTGCTTGCAGCGAATTTCCAACGGCTTCGATGCCATTCCCTTTGAGGACCAGGTCTTTTCCGAGGTTAGTGCCCGTTAAAGTTTGCCGGGTTTGCCCGATTGCACCTACAAGTGTGCCGATGCCAAGTAACCATGCTCCTGAATAAAGGAGGTCATCTCCATGAGTGATCATATCTCAAACGCTCCTTAAAAGTGGTTACATTATATTATTCAGGAAACAGTGTTTGTTTACATATGGCTTTAACACCGGGAATTTGGTTGAAAATTAACCACTTATTGGTATAATGACAGCTGGAGGAGATGATATTGACTTTTAACAAATTTTTGCAAATGATTATCGCTGCACTTTTCTTAATGGTTTTTACGTTTTGTACCTGGTATGAAGGCAGTGAAATTCTGGATAGACCTTGGGAATGGGGGTATTCCACGCATTTCACACAAGTTAATGCTGATCAGGCGATGGATACAGATGATATTTCGAATTTCGATTATTTGGTTTATGCCGCAAAATTCAAACCGTTATTTCCATTTCTGATGGTCCTCGCAGCATCATATTTAATCATACTTACGGGATATATCCTATTCAAAAGAAGTATTAAAAAAATGGCACTATTCTTGTTGGGACTGGGTATCCTTTTTCTGCTTTCAAGTGGTTTTGTATCCAATTCCCCGACTGTTGGAGGAAATATCTTTCAATCATTTTTTCTGATAGGCGGAATGATAGCCATATTAAGTGCAGCTCTATATTATTTCAGGATACCAACAGGATTCCATACTGAAATTTAAAGTCACAAGGCTGCCGATGAGGCAGCTTTTTTTGTAAAGTGATGATTGTAATTGACACAAAAGAACGAAAAATAATAGTCATTTTCGCGAAATTCTTAGATTGAACTTCACTGGAATTTAGTTTATATTTAAGCCGAAATTGAGTACCAGTTGCTATATTACCAAAGGTGGACCCTTATCGGTTCAATGCACGCACCTTTCAAATAAAGGGATATGCTGTTAAAAGCAAAACGTCCAGTTTCCTGTAAAGAAGTGTGATGCAGATGGGAAAAAGAAATAAAGCGAAAAGGTGATAATATGTCAGGCAAAATCAAAATTGAACAGCCAAAGATCCCCCAAGACTTAACTCAAGCTAACTTTCAGGAAATATATTATCAAGATGAGCCTTATCTTGATTCCTGTATCATAACCAATTGCACGATCGATAGAGAAAAGATGGACAAAATCGTATTATCACAGGTTGTTTTTAAAAATGTGACATTCAGCGATGTATCTTTCAGGAATATCGAGCTGACGGATGTCATTTTTGATCATTGCGATTTGACGAATGCCGATTTCATGGGTGGCTCGATTCATCGGGTGGAATTCAAAGAATCCAAACTTTTAGGCATTAACCTGTCTGACGCAAGTTTAGGGAATGTCTCCTTTGAGAAATGCAACTTGAATTTAAGTGCTTTTGGTTATTCCAGTTTAAAGCAAGTGAAGTTCGATCATTGCTCATTGGAAAGTGCTGATTATTATGAGTGTAAATTCATCAAAGTGAAGTTCGAAACATGTAGGT
This window encodes:
- a CDS encoding DUF6944 family repetitive protein; protein product: MITHGDDLLYSGAWLLGIGTLVGAIGQTRQTLTGTNLGKDLVLKGNGIEAVGNSLQAIGRSKMLNPENERSETYFIFGAWLEAVGNIANAVGIDMQLSGSVEEGTRTDAIGSGIQGLGAAFEAFGASLTEETISRSFEIKGNSLIAAGSFLESVGNIFILNEKQRLGEQILLLGSWTQVFGAFILIDAFSLGPEPEQPEEGKDGHNGHYSYANYCV
- a CDS encoding DUF4306 domain-containing protein — encoded protein: MTFNKFLQMIIAALFLMVFTFCTWYEGSEILDRPWEWGYSTHFTQVNADQAMDTDDISNFDYLVYAAKFKPLFPFLMVLAASYLIILTGYILFKRSIKKMALFLLGLGILFLLSSGFVSNSPTVGGNIFQSFFLIGGMIAILSAALYYFRIPTGFHTEI
- a CDS encoding MarR family winged helix-turn-helix transcriptional regulator; protein product: MKTYQKFFQQLLLLYRPFENNLNIQLGKHDLHRAQWSILYYLTNYVSATLVELATYQSVEKPTITRTIARLEELEYVEHVPSKDKREKRMRLTEHGKKVYSEVRVTIDQYEQDILKGITEEEQLAAIRIMGEIRNNIIK
- a CDS encoding MFS transporter gives rise to the protein MEQSRPRLWTKDFVIVSSINFFITLIFYLLMVTLAIYAVNELDASTSEAGLISGIFIIGTLIGRLFIGRFIDSIGRKKTLFIGLIFFTLTTLLYFVDLGIGFLLVNRLIHGMAMGMASTATGTIVAQIIPATRKGEGIGYYSMSATLATAIGPFIGLYMAQHTSFQVIFSFCLALGVISLITAFFLYVPALKVTAKVTESKGFKLSNFIEPKALPISIITLLLAFCYSSVLSFISFYAIEIDLVNTASFFFVVYAVAVLLSRPFSGPLMDRKGSNFIMYPAFMIFGIGLLLLSITTNSFTLLAAGFLIGLGFGNMQSSSQAIAVKLTPPHRMGMATSTFFIMLDAGLGFGPYILGFIIPVTGYSTLYIILGVLVIATSVLYYFLHGKKERATKTNLASI
- a CDS encoding pentapeptide repeat-containing protein; its protein translation is MSGKIKIEQPKIPQDLTQANFQEIYYQDEPYLDSCIITNCTIDREKMDKIVLSQVVFKNVTFSDVSFRNIELTDVIFDHCDLTNADFMGGSIHRVEFKESKLLGINLSDASLGNVSFEKCNLNLSAFGYSSLKQVKFDHCSLESADYYECKFIKVKFETCRLNEVNFSRTPLKGIDISSSTFQRLTVSMEDLNGCEVSPDQAIVFAAMLGLKIKE